Proteins encoded together in one Coffea arabica cultivar ET-39 chromosome 2c, Coffea Arabica ET-39 HiFi, whole genome shotgun sequence window:
- the LOC113721948 gene encoding EG45-like domain containing protein, whose product MDLLRFKFVLISIFSLAKINLVLGHIGTATSYNPPYTPTKCGGNRNDQFPAGNLFVAVSEGLWDNGAACGRRYRLRCLSGSNKPCRDIGTTIDVRVVDFCPRRPCPSTIVLSSDAFAAISRNPDAKINIEYIQI is encoded by the exons ATGGATCTCCTACGCTTCAAATTTGTCTTAATCAGCATATTCAGTCTGGCTAAAATAAACTTAGTCCTTGGACACATTGGCACTGCCACTTCTTACAATCCTCCATATACCC CCACCAAGTGCGGGGGAAACAGAAATGATCAGTTTCCAGCAGGAAATCTGTTCGTTGCTGTGAGTGAAGGGCTGTGGGATAACGGGGCTGCATGCGGCAGACGCTACAGATTAAGATGCTTGAGCGGCAGCAACAAGCCATGCAGAGATATTGGCACCACCATCGACGTTAGGGTGGTGGATTTCTGCCCAAGACGCCCATGCCCTTCCACCATTGTTTTGTCTAGTGATGCTTTTGCAGCTATCTCCCGCAACCCTGATGCCAAAATCAACATTGAATACATCCA GATATGA
- the LOC140035537 gene encoding agamous-like MADS-box protein AGL62 — translation MAKKPSMGRQKIKIAKIEIKNHLQVTFSKRRSGLYKKAHELSTLCGVELAIIVFSPAGKVFSFGHPSVDYIIDKFIARCRNPQPNSSALHLVGAHRNASSVRELNLQLTQILSELEVEKKRGEAFDLMRKASQNHYWWESPVNELGLHELEQLRDSLENMKNSVTSHASKVAAEANYNNSSFFTLNNCAAAGLYHQYESKPTGVSVGSVHPNIFNFGYDNGGF, via the coding sequence ATGGCAAAGAAACCTAGCATGGGTCGCCAAAAGatcaaaattgcaaaaattgagatCAAGAATCATCTCCAAGTTACATTTTCAAAACGCCGTTCGGGACTCTATAAGAAGGCGCACGAACTCAGCACTCTCTGTGGCGTTGAATTAGCCATTATAGTTTTTTCCCCAGCGGGAAAAGTATTTTCTTTTGGCCATCCTAGTGTCGATTACATAATCGATAAATTCATTGCGCGATGCAGAAATCCTCAGCCAAACTCGAGTGCACTCCACCTCGTTGGGGCTCACAGGAATGCCAGTAGTGTCCGGGAGCTCAACTTGCAGCTCACTCAAATTCTCAGTGAATTAGAAGTTGAGAAGAAAAGAGGCGAGGCATTTGATCTCATGAGAAAAGCCAGCCAAAATCATTATTGGTGGGAATCCCCTGTTAATGAACTTGGATTACACGAACTTGAACAACTAAGAGATTCACTGGAAAACATGAAAAACAGTGTGACGAGTCATGCTAGCAAGGTGGCGGCTGAGGCTAATTACAACAATTCTTCATTTTTTACACTAAACAATTGTGCTGCTGCGGGATTGTATCATCAATATGAGAGCAAACCAACCGGGGTCAGCGTGGGTTCGGTCCATCCTAATATCTTCAACTTTGGATATGATAATGGAGGATTTTGA